A window of the Eubalaena glacialis isolate mEubGla1 chromosome 9, mEubGla1.1.hap2.+ XY, whole genome shotgun sequence genome harbors these coding sequences:
- the SAP30 gene encoding histone deacetylase complex subunit SAP30, producing MNGFTPEDMSRGGDAAAAVAAVVAAAAAAAAASAGNGAGAGAGAEVPGAGGVSAAGPPGAAGPGPGQLCCLREDGERCGRAAGNASFSKRIQKSISQKKVKIELDKSARHLYICDYHKNLIQSVRNRRKRKGSDDDGGDSPVQDIDTPEVDLYQLQVNTLRRYKRHFKLPTRPGLNKAQLVEIVGCHFRSIPVNEKDTLTYFIYSVKNDKNKSDLKVDSGVH from the exons ATGAATGGCTTCACGCCCGAGGACATGAGCCGCGGCGGGGACGCGGCCGCCGCCGTGGCCGCCGTGgtcgccgctgccgccgccgccgccgccgcctcggcCGGGAACGGGGCCGGAGCGGGCGCCGGGGCCGAGGTGCCGGGCGCCGGGGGGGTCTCGGCGGCGGGGCCCCCGGGAGCGGCCGGGCCGGGCCCGGGGCAACTGTGCTGTCTGCGCGAGGACGGCGAGCGGTGCGGCCGGGCGGCGGGCAACGCCAGCTTCAGCAAGAGGATCCAAAAGAGCATCTCCCAGAAGAAGGTGAAGATCGAGCTGGATAAGAGC GCAAGGCATCTTTACATTTGTGATTATCATAAAAACTTAATTCAGAGCGTTCgaaacagaagaaagagaaaagggagtgATGATGATGGAGGAGATTCACCTGTTCAAGATATTGATACTCCAGAG GTTGATTTATACCAATTACAGGTGAATACACTTAGGAGATACAAAAGACACTTCAAACTCCCAACCAGACCAGGACTTAATAAAGCCCAGCTTGTGGAG atagTTGGTTGCCACTTTAGGTCAATTCCAGTGAATGAAAAAGACACCTTAACATATTTCATCTACTCAGTGAAGAATGACAAGAACAAGTCAGATCTCAAGGTTGATAGTGGTGTTCACTAG
- the SCRG1 gene encoding scrapie-responsive protein 1, which translates to MKFIVLAVTVGLTLLLGVQAMPANRLSCYRKILKDRDCHNLPEGVADLTKIDVNVQDHFWDGKGCEMICYCNFSELLCCPKDVFFGPKISFVIPCNNH; encoded by the exons ATGAAATTTATAGTACTTGCTGTCACCGTTGGACTAACTTTGCTGCTAGGAGTCCAAGCCATGCCTGCAAATCGCCTCTCTTGCTACAGAAAGATACTGAAAGATCGCGACTGTCACAATCTTCCAGAAGGAGTAGCTGACCTGACAAAGATTGATGTAAACGTCCAGGATCACTTCTGGGATGGGAAGGGATGTGAGATGATCTGTTACTGCAACTTCAGTGAATTGCTCTGCTGCCCAAA AGATGTCTTCTTTGGACCAAAGATCTCTTTCGTGATTCCTTGCAACAATCACTGA